The following coding sequences lie in one Jonesia denitrificans DSM 20603 genomic window:
- a CDS encoding NAD(P)/FAD-dependent oxidoreductase, which translates to MAQTTELTDNAAETKATTTPRPRKVPRIVVLGGGSVGLYSARRLRQRLGKREAAIVVIDPRPYMTYAPFLPEVAAGSISDRDVVAPHNRALKGIDTLMGRVTQIRHNDRTVEVTPEIGEPYEITYDHLIVGLGSVSRVLPIPGLAENAIGFKNVEEAVAVRNHVLDRIIVAASTWDKDLRQRLLTFTFVGGGFAGCEAIAEIEDMAKSAIKQYPTIEPGDLRFVMIEGSNRILPELTEEMAQYALEEMQKRGIEFHLSTFLSSCEDGHVVTSTGVEFDTDTIVWTAGVKAHPVIGESDLPTDKMGRVTTNTKLQVIDAEGTVIPDAYAAGDCAAVPDVHGGINGFCVPNAQHAVRQAKLLGDNLASVLRSGELKEYSHKNLGTVASLGLHKGVAILFGSIKLRGFFAWCAHRGYHLYAMPTISRRLRITTGWVSVYLMRRELVPLGPLHDPRAEFRAAAIPPKPKQEQASSLPDEAKAH; encoded by the coding sequence ATGGCTCAGACAACCGAACTCACCGACAACGCCGCTGAGACGAAGGCCACCACGACGCCTCGTCCCCGCAAAGTTCCGCGCATCGTGGTCCTTGGCGGAGGGTCCGTCGGCTTGTATTCAGCCCGTCGCCTGCGTCAACGACTGGGTAAGCGGGAAGCGGCGATCGTTGTGATCGACCCCCGCCCGTACATGACGTATGCACCGTTCTTACCCGAGGTCGCTGCCGGGTCGATTTCTGACCGCGACGTTGTTGCCCCGCACAACCGTGCGTTGAAGGGGATTGACACTCTCATGGGGCGGGTCACTCAGATCCGTCACAATGACCGCACTGTTGAGGTGACTCCTGAGATCGGTGAGCCATACGAGATCACCTATGACCACCTCATTGTGGGCTTGGGGTCGGTGTCTCGTGTCCTTCCCATTCCTGGTCTTGCTGAAAATGCCATTGGGTTCAAGAACGTTGAAGAAGCGGTTGCTGTGCGCAACCACGTGCTAGACCGCATCATTGTGGCCGCGTCGACGTGGGATAAGGACTTGCGTCAGCGGTTGCTCACGTTCACCTTTGTTGGTGGTGGGTTCGCTGGTTGTGAAGCGATCGCTGAGATCGAGGACATGGCAAAATCGGCGATCAAACAATACCCCACGATCGAACCTGGGGATTTGCGTTTTGTCATGATTGAAGGGTCAAACCGGATTCTGCCTGAACTTACTGAGGAAATGGCTCAGTACGCGCTCGAAGAGATGCAAAAGCGGGGTATTGAGTTCCACTTGTCAACGTTCTTGTCATCATGCGAGGACGGTCACGTGGTGACCTCAACCGGTGTTGAGTTCGACACGGACACCATTGTGTGGACCGCAGGTGTAAAAGCTCACCCAGTCATTGGTGAGTCAGACCTCCCGACCGACAAAATGGGGCGCGTCACCACAAACACGAAACTTCAGGTGATTGATGCTGAGGGCACCGTGATTCCTGATGCTTATGCTGCTGGTGACTGTGCCGCGGTACCTGATGTGCATGGCGGTATCAACGGGTTCTGTGTCCCTAACGCACAGCACGCGGTCCGTCAGGCCAAACTTCTTGGTGACAACCTTGCGTCAGTGCTTCGTTCCGGGGAGTTGAAGGAGTACTCGCACAAGAACTTGGGGACTGTCGCTTCCCTTGGTTTGCACAAGGGTGTGGCCATTTTGTTTGGCTCTATCAAACTGCGCGGGTTTTTTGCCTGGTGTGCACACCGTGGCTATCACTTGTACGCGATGCCCACAATTTCCCGCCGCTTGCGGATTACCACTGGTTGGGTGTCGGTGTACCTGATGCGCCGCGAACTTGTGCCACTTGGGCCGCTCCACGACCCGCGTGCAGAGTTCCGTGCTGCGGCGATCCCACCCAAGCCCAAGCAAGAGCAGGCCTCATCCCTTCCTGACGAGGCGAAAGCCCACTAG
- a CDS encoding MazG family protein: MNATPAPTEPHSTAPDRPANASARALHPNLDDVIAVMNQLRSEGGCPWDREQTHTSLVRYLLEETYELVDAIESGDHTHMREELGDVLLQVLFHARIAEEHPDTPFTIDDVAHDLAAKLRHRHPHVFGDTHADTPEQVRVAWEELKQQEKKRTSVLDGISRAQGALARAQKIVSRVSRDEQLVSALDYTPQTRDNETDAERIGQELLAVVRQAHTKGVDAESALRAALAAVESQVAGVDHP; this comes from the coding sequence ATGAACGCCACGCCAGCTCCTACCGAACCCCACTCCACTGCACCCGACCGCCCAGCAAACGCATCGGCACGCGCACTGCACCCGAACCTGGATGATGTCATCGCGGTGATGAATCAACTTCGCTCGGAGGGAGGGTGCCCGTGGGACCGGGAACAAACCCACACATCGCTTGTGCGCTACCTCCTGGAAGAAACCTATGAACTGGTAGACGCCATCGAATCCGGGGACCACACCCACATGCGCGAAGAACTCGGGGACGTTTTGTTGCAAGTCCTCTTCCACGCACGCATTGCTGAAGAACACCCCGACACCCCATTCACCATTGACGATGTGGCCCACGACCTGGCAGCGAAACTTCGCCACCGTCACCCGCACGTCTTCGGCGATACCCACGCCGACACGCCCGAACAAGTTCGTGTTGCGTGGGAGGAACTGAAACAACAAGAAAAGAAACGCACCTCCGTCCTGGACGGAATCTCCCGAGCACAAGGGGCATTGGCGCGTGCCCAAAAAATCGTGTCCAGGGTGAGTCGCGATGAACAATTGGTGTCAGCGCTGGATTACACACCACAAACGAGAGACAATGAAACAGACGCTGAGCGGATCGGCCAGGAACTCCTCGCTGTCGTGCGACAAGCACACACAAAGGGTGTTGACGCTGAGTCCGCGTTGCGGGCCGCGCTTGCTGCGGTCGAGTCGCAGGTTGCTGGCGTTGACCATCCATAG
- a CDS encoding Ppx/GppA phosphatase family protein yields MPAVDPGFVRVAAIDCGTNSIRLLIADVDAERNQLRDHVRLMEVVRLGQGVDKTGELAPQALERTLDATRRYAQLCQHYGVQRIRFVATSATRDASNRHVFVEGVREALGVDPEVVSGQEEATLSFRGAISVLDERHRGPFLVVDLGGGSTELVLGTTSPVGAYSMDVGCVRMSERHLQSDPPTDAEIAAAAADINRAIDEAAKVVPLERTATLVGLAGSITTVTAHVLALREYDRDAINGAVMSLADAQAACDNLLRRNRLERAALGFMHPGRVDVIGAGALVWSTVMARVQAAVAQAGGRLTTTVTSEHDILDGIALSLGSVGDSY; encoded by the coding sequence GTGCCGGCAGTTGACCCTGGGTTTGTGCGGGTCGCGGCTATTGACTGTGGGACGAATTCCATCCGCTTGTTGATCGCTGATGTTGACGCCGAGCGCAACCAGTTGCGTGATCATGTGCGGCTTATGGAAGTGGTTCGGTTAGGGCAGGGCGTCGACAAAACTGGAGAGTTGGCTCCTCAGGCGCTGGAGCGCACGTTGGATGCAACCCGCCGGTATGCGCAGTTGTGTCAGCACTATGGTGTGCAGCGCATTCGTTTTGTGGCGACGTCAGCCACTCGTGACGCATCGAACCGGCACGTGTTTGTTGAGGGTGTGCGTGAGGCGTTAGGTGTTGATCCTGAGGTTGTTTCGGGTCAGGAAGAAGCTACCTTAAGTTTCCGCGGCGCCATTTCGGTGTTGGATGAACGCCACCGGGGCCCGTTCTTGGTTGTTGATTTGGGTGGGGGCTCTACGGAGTTGGTGTTGGGGACAACCTCACCGGTGGGTGCTTATTCAATGGATGTGGGCTGTGTGCGCATGTCTGAACGGCACCTGCAGTCTGACCCTCCCACTGATGCAGAGATCGCTGCTGCTGCCGCGGACATTAACCGTGCCATTGATGAGGCAGCCAAGGTTGTTCCGTTGGAGCGGACAGCGACGTTGGTGGGGTTGGCTGGGTCGATCACCACAGTGACCGCGCACGTGTTGGCGTTGCGTGAGTATGATCGCGACGCGATCAACGGTGCTGTGATGTCTCTTGCCGATGCGCAGGCAGCGTGCGACAACTTGTTACGCCGTAACCGTTTGGAACGCGCTGCGCTCGGGTTTATGCACCCTGGTCGGGTGGATGTGATTGGCGCTGGAGCGTTGGTGTGGTCCACGGTCATGGCACGGGTGCAGGCGGCTGTGGCGCAGGCTGGAGGGCGCCTGACCACCACGGTGACCAGTGAACATGACATTTTGGATGGGATCGCTTTATCCCTTGGTTCAGTGGGGGATAGTTACTGA
- a CDS encoding carbohydrate binding domain-containing protein yields MRMHTPTERTPRTRRVWRIGYPMIATLSTAFLLIVAGAVPASSAPQLDLPRVASTDVDTGLVRSVDGEPSGTHVIANLFQWNWTSVAQECTTSIGPAGYDYVQVSPPQEHVLGDAWWTSYQPVSYRIESKLGTRAEFEAMVDTCRDAGVGIIADAVINHMSGSPEGEGWAGTPYSEENYPGPEGQYTPANFNDCKTDIADYNNREQVQNCRLVGLQDLATGTDYVRQEIAAYLDDLADLGVAGYRIDAAKHMPAADLEAIKAATTTAKNLYWVHEVIGSGGEPIQPSEYLGSGDSHEFNYARTLRSRFGGDIADLQLLGTHLTLLPSDDAGVFVDNHDTERNGETLSYKDGDRYVLANVFMLSYPYGLPTVYSGYEFSERDAGAPQDSTGLIDDVTCADGAWTCMHRNPVITSMVGFAHHVAGEPVTDWATVSENVIGYGRDDKGFVVINNSADSVTHTFTTSLPAGTYCDVLASDCTELTVDAQGTVDITVAPMSAVALSTDNASNLQPRDVVVPDTVTVYYSTAAGWDDYYLHYGVGDSWTTVPGEQMQPACDGFVAAQITTNGTPPVVTFNDGSGTWDSNNGANYTVTREHTLIRNGVTHEMDPCSFDRAGQTTVYYAVNPNWVEHRFHYSVGLRGWTQVPGDLMYPACEGWVKKTIDTGGEDIEGVFNSEGMEWDNNQEQNYHLSGRYVHVNEGTVTSGNPCDGQDELDEPTTPEPEPEEPANPDYTTTRVYYRSADQWATTYIHFGVAGGAWTEVPGIEMAQVCDGWLRHDIDSEGRRVQVAFNDGGENWDSNNGANYQVTSESVTIEDGVLAEGDPCPTVTEPDTDNPDNADDTDSGQGSGDNPGTDSGVEGDDLQAGAGAGSGGAGDELADTGADLMAVLALSALSILLAGMGFMVRKGRLGRQSIR; encoded by the coding sequence ATGCGCATGCATACCCCCACCGAACGCACGCCACGTACCCGCCGGGTGTGGCGCATCGGCTACCCAATGATTGCAACGCTATCAACCGCTTTCCTGCTCATCGTGGCCGGGGCAGTGCCTGCCTCGAGCGCCCCTCAACTCGACCTGCCCCGTGTGGCCTCAACGGACGTGGACACAGGACTTGTGCGCAGCGTTGACGGCGAACCGAGCGGCACACACGTCATTGCCAACCTATTTCAATGGAACTGGACGTCCGTAGCCCAGGAATGTACAACCTCTATCGGCCCAGCCGGGTACGACTACGTGCAAGTATCCCCACCCCAAGAGCATGTCCTGGGCGACGCCTGGTGGACCTCCTACCAGCCTGTGAGCTACCGCATTGAGTCGAAACTGGGAACCAGGGCAGAATTTGAGGCCATGGTGGACACCTGCCGTGACGCAGGCGTCGGCATCATTGCCGATGCGGTGATCAACCACATGAGCGGCTCGCCTGAAGGAGAAGGCTGGGCGGGCACGCCATACTCCGAAGAGAACTACCCAGGCCCGGAAGGGCAATACACTCCGGCGAACTTCAATGACTGTAAAACCGACATTGCTGACTACAACAACCGCGAACAGGTACAAAACTGCCGTCTCGTAGGTCTGCAAGATCTCGCTACGGGAACTGACTATGTTCGTCAAGAAATCGCCGCGTACCTCGATGACCTCGCTGACTTAGGGGTGGCTGGCTACCGTATTGACGCTGCCAAACACATGCCCGCAGCTGACCTCGAAGCGATCAAGGCAGCAACAACCACAGCAAAAAACCTCTACTGGGTGCATGAAGTGATTGGGTCTGGAGGGGAACCGATCCAACCCAGTGAATACTTAGGTTCTGGGGATTCCCATGAGTTCAACTATGCACGCACGTTGCGCTCCCGCTTCGGTGGCGATATCGCCGACCTGCAACTTCTCGGCACCCACCTCACACTCCTGCCCTCAGATGACGCCGGTGTTTTCGTGGACAATCACGACACTGAGCGCAACGGTGAAACTCTCAGCTACAAAGATGGCGACCGCTACGTGTTAGCCAACGTGTTCATGTTGTCTTACCCCTATGGGCTGCCCACCGTGTACAGCGGATATGAGTTCTCTGAGCGTGACGCCGGTGCGCCACAAGACAGCACTGGACTCATCGACGATGTGACCTGTGCAGACGGCGCGTGGACGTGTATGCACCGAAACCCTGTCATCACATCAATGGTGGGATTCGCCCACCATGTGGCTGGTGAACCTGTCACCGACTGGGCAACCGTCAGCGAGAACGTTATTGGTTATGGGCGCGATGACAAGGGATTTGTGGTCATCAACAACTCAGCAGATAGCGTGACCCACACCTTCACCACATCCCTGCCTGCCGGGACGTATTGTGACGTGTTGGCTTCTGATTGCACGGAGCTGACTGTCGATGCGCAAGGAACAGTCGACATCACTGTCGCGCCGATGTCTGCAGTGGCGTTGTCCACGGACAATGCCAGCAACTTGCAACCACGAGACGTCGTTGTCCCTGACACCGTCACGGTGTACTACTCCACTGCTGCGGGGTGGGACGACTATTACCTTCACTACGGAGTCGGGGACAGCTGGACTACAGTTCCTGGCGAACAGATGCAACCAGCGTGTGACGGCTTTGTCGCCGCACAGATCACAACGAACGGCACCCCACCTGTGGTGACATTCAACGACGGATCAGGAACGTGGGACTCCAACAACGGGGCAAACTACACAGTGACCCGTGAACACACACTCATCCGCAACGGTGTCACACACGAGATGGACCCCTGCTCCTTTGATCGAGCTGGGCAAACAACGGTCTACTATGCCGTGAACCCGAACTGGGTTGAGCATCGGTTCCACTACAGTGTCGGACTCCGTGGCTGGACGCAAGTTCCCGGTGACCTCATGTACCCTGCCTGCGAAGGATGGGTGAAAAAGACCATCGACACAGGGGGTGAGGACATTGAAGGAGTGTTCAATTCCGAAGGGATGGAATGGGACAACAACCAGGAACAGAATTATCATCTGTCCGGACGTTACGTTCACGTCAATGAGGGAACTGTGACTTCAGGGAACCCGTGTGACGGGCAAGACGAACTGGACGAGCCGACGACCCCGGAACCTGAACCAGAGGAACCGGCGAACCCTGACTACACAACGACCCGCGTCTACTACCGTTCTGCTGATCAGTGGGCAACCACGTACATCCACTTTGGTGTGGCTGGTGGAGCATGGACTGAGGTGCCGGGTATTGAAATGGCCCAGGTGTGTGACGGTTGGCTGCGCCATGACATTGATTCAGAAGGACGTCGAGTCCAGGTGGCATTCAATGATGGAGGCGAGAACTGGGACTCCAACAACGGTGCGAACTACCAGGTCACTAGTGAATCAGTCACTATTGAGGACGGTGTTCTTGCTGAGGGGGATCCCTGCCCAACAGTCACCGAGCCGGACACCGATAATCCAGACAACGCAGATGACACAGACTCAGGGCAGGGCAGTGGGGATAACCCGGGAACTGACAGTGGTGTTGAGGGCGATGATCTGCAAGCTGGCGCTGGCGCTGGCAGCGGCGGTGCCGGGGACGAACTGGCTGACACGGGAGCCGACCTCATGGCGGTCCTGGCGTTGTCTGCCCTCTCGATCCTTCTTGCAGGCATGGGCTTCATGGTACGCAAGGGTCGTCTGGGGCGACAAAGCATTCGCTGA
- the eno gene encoding phosphopyruvate hydratase, whose protein sequence is MAFIESVRALEILDSRGNPTLEVEVILEDGAIGRAGVPSGASTGAFEAVELRDGDKSRYLGKGVSKAVDAVNEVFGPALVEEGFDADDQRGIDAKLLELDGTANKGKYGANAVLGVSLAVAHAAAESAGLPLYKYVGGPNAHTLPVPMMNILNGGSHADSNVDIQEFMIAPIGAPTFKEALRWGAEVYHSLKSVLKTKGLATGLGDEGGFAPNLESNRAALDLIIEAIEKAGYTPGEQIALALDVAATEFFDEKKGVYNWEGGEKSGDEMIEFYAQLVEDYPLVSIEDPLSEDEWASWAKLVAAVGNKTQIVGDDLFVTNPERLARGIEEKSANALLVKLNQIGSLTETLDAVQMAQRAGFFAMTSHRSGETEDTTIADLSVATNAGQIKTGAPARGERINKYNQLLRIEAQLGDAARYAGKSAFPRYQG, encoded by the coding sequence GTGGCATTCATCGAATCAGTACGCGCACTTGAGATCCTCGATTCCCGCGGTAACCCCACACTTGAGGTTGAGGTCATCCTCGAAGACGGTGCAATTGGTCGGGCAGGCGTTCCCTCCGGTGCGTCGACCGGTGCGTTTGAAGCCGTTGAACTCCGTGACGGGGACAAGTCCCGTTACCTGGGCAAAGGCGTGTCCAAGGCTGTGGACGCCGTTAACGAGGTGTTCGGCCCAGCTCTCGTCGAAGAAGGCTTTGACGCTGACGACCAGCGCGGCATCGACGCGAAGCTCCTTGAACTCGACGGAACCGCAAACAAAGGCAAATACGGTGCCAACGCTGTTCTCGGTGTCTCACTCGCCGTGGCCCACGCAGCCGCAGAGTCCGCTGGGCTCCCCCTGTACAAGTACGTTGGTGGCCCCAACGCACACACCCTGCCCGTCCCGATGATGAACATCCTCAACGGTGGGTCACACGCAGACTCCAACGTGGACATCCAAGAGTTCATGATTGCGCCTATCGGTGCCCCCACCTTCAAAGAAGCACTCCGTTGGGGCGCTGAGGTGTACCACTCCCTGAAGTCCGTGCTCAAGACCAAGGGTCTGGCCACTGGTCTTGGTGACGAGGGTGGGTTTGCCCCCAACCTTGAATCCAACCGTGCCGCACTTGACCTCATCATCGAGGCCATTGAAAAAGCTGGGTACACCCCCGGCGAGCAGATCGCACTGGCACTTGACGTTGCAGCAACCGAATTCTTCGATGAGAAGAAGGGCGTGTACAACTGGGAAGGTGGCGAAAAGTCCGGCGACGAAATGATCGAGTTCTACGCTCAGCTCGTCGAAGACTACCCACTGGTCTCCATCGAAGACCCACTGTCCGAAGACGAGTGGGCCTCGTGGGCCAAGCTTGTTGCTGCAGTCGGTAACAAGACGCAAATCGTGGGTGACGACCTGTTCGTGACCAACCCTGAGCGTCTTGCACGCGGCATCGAAGAAAAGTCAGCAAACGCCCTTCTCGTGAAGCTCAACCAAATTGGGTCACTGACCGAAACCCTTGACGCCGTGCAAATGGCACAGCGCGCAGGCTTCTTCGCAATGACCTCTCACCGTTCCGGTGAAACCGAAGACACCACAATCGCTGACCTGTCTGTGGCAACCAACGCCGGCCAAATCAAGACCGGTGCCCCTGCACGTGGTGAGCGCATCAACAAGTACAACCAGCTCCTTCGCATTGAAGCGCAGCTTGGTGACGCAGCCCGCTACGCCGGAAAGTCCGCTTTCCCTCGTTACCAGGGCTGA
- a CDS encoding FtsB family cell division protein, producing the protein MPASRPPAPRPRGGSGARPGSSKKGTSQGGSTRATRPSSGQVPRASASRTSRASTAHGQPRTTTARPQKKGAPTSGQRSQTPPAASRSPQKRATSPGKQMAPRSQQTRGQSSSYRTTGRASGLLHTGTSRLVVLSLVILVCVSLLVPVVRNYMKQYNQLAELDEQITAQQTTNAELTNELRRWEDDNFVIAQARERLTFVFPGETPYRVMDSERAAIERERERQPTIKPAMKKPWYGTLWESIEDAGNGTPGDATEDQAPRDDSVAPDNDVTDNGETKPTDGAENPTDGGQ; encoded by the coding sequence ATGCCAGCATCGCGCCCACCCGCACCCCGCCCCCGTGGCGGCTCTGGGGCGCGCCCAGGCAGCAGCAAAAAAGGAACCTCCCAAGGAGGATCGACCAGGGCGACCCGCCCATCGTCGGGTCAAGTGCCACGCGCGAGCGCATCGCGAACTTCTCGTGCGTCCACAGCACACGGGCAACCCCGCACGACAACGGCCCGCCCCCAAAAAAAGGGTGCACCCACGTCCGGGCAACGGTCACAAACACCCCCCGCCGCAAGCCGCAGCCCACAAAAACGCGCCACGTCCCCCGGCAAGCAAATGGCACCGCGCTCCCAACAAACCCGCGGACAGTCATCAAGTTATCGCACCACTGGACGCGCCTCTGGTCTTCTGCACACCGGTACCTCTCGCCTCGTTGTGCTCAGTCTCGTTATTCTCGTATGTGTCAGTCTCCTCGTGCCCGTTGTGCGCAACTATATGAAGCAATACAACCAACTCGCCGAACTTGACGAGCAAATCACAGCGCAGCAAACCACCAACGCCGAACTCACCAATGAACTGCGACGGTGGGAGGACGACAACTTCGTGATCGCACAAGCCCGGGAACGGCTCACCTTTGTTTTCCCCGGGGAAACACCCTACCGAGTCATGGACTCTGAACGCGCCGCCATCGAACGCGAACGCGAACGACAACCCACGATCAAACCGGCCATGAAGAAACCCTGGTACGGGACACTGTGGGAATCCATCGAAGATGCAGGGAACGGCACCCCTGGGGACGCCACCGAGGACCAAGCACCTCGTGATGACAGCGTCGCCCCTGACAACGATGTCACTGACAATGGTGAGACGAAACCCACCGACGGTGCCGAGAACCCAACTGATGGTGGACAATAG
- a CDS encoding carbohydrate binding domain-containing protein gives MIRGHRMKKGASAIIGLCASALMALTVALVPTTAAQAGPPQRNNSDVISNMFQWTWNSVARECTQVLGPQGYGYVQVSPPQEHIQGSQWWTSYQPVSYRIESKLGTRAEFKAMITACNNAGVGVIADAVINHMTGQTGGTGWAGTTFSLENYPGPDGGYSPQDFNSCKRNIANYGDRYEVQNCRLVALQDLATGNTYVRQEIARYLDDLASLGVAGFRIDAAKHIPATDLEAIKAATTQAKNLYWIHEVIGAPGEPVQPSEYLGSGDSHEFGYGRALKDAFDGDIASLQNINNRGFLPSNRAGVFVDNHDTERNNETMTYQWGAKYKLGNIFMLSYPYGSPSTYSGYTFSNKDAGAPQNGQGKVNDAECTSGAWTCAHRWPEIANMVGFHNTVNGTNLSNWQSPTRNVIAYNRGNKGFVALNNTNSATTREFITTLPNGRYCNVVASNTCTQTFTVSGGKVSVTLPAYGAVALHTGALDGVTPDPDPDPTPDPTPGEALTVYYSTDKNWSNYRIHYRVGTDSWTTAPGAAMAPACTGWVSATVPSNGSAVTAAFNNGSGTWDNNSGKDYTLTGSVAAVKGGAVTTHNPCSGGGGSATQVFYSTTANWSTYNIHYKVDGGSWTSVPGDSMTAACNGWVTRTIASAGKNVTAAFNNGSGTWDNNSGKDYTFSGDVIQIANGAVTAGNPCV, from the coding sequence ATGATTCGTGGTCATCGCATGAAAAAAGGAGCAAGCGCAATTATTGGTTTGTGTGCCAGTGCGCTCATGGCGCTCACTGTGGCACTTGTGCCGACAACAGCAGCACAAGCAGGCCCACCGCAACGCAACAATTCCGATGTCATTTCCAACATGTTCCAATGGACGTGGAACTCTGTTGCCAGAGAATGCACCCAAGTTCTTGGCCCTCAAGGCTACGGATATGTACAAGTGTCGCCACCCCAAGAGCACATCCAAGGAAGCCAATGGTGGACTTCCTACCAGCCCGTAAGCTACCGCATCGAATCGAAACTCGGAACTCGGGCAGAATTCAAAGCTATGATCACAGCCTGCAATAACGCAGGTGTCGGAGTCATAGCAGACGCTGTCATCAACCACATGACCGGGCAAACTGGTGGAACCGGGTGGGCTGGCACTACCTTCTCCCTCGAGAACTACCCTGGCCCTGACGGTGGATACAGCCCTCAAGACTTCAACTCGTGCAAGCGCAACATCGCAAACTACGGCGACCGGTACGAGGTGCAAAACTGCCGCCTTGTTGCATTGCAAGATTTAGCCACTGGAAACACCTACGTGCGTCAAGAAATTGCACGATACCTTGACGACCTCGCATCCTTGGGAGTCGCAGGATTCCGTATTGACGCGGCCAAACACATTCCAGCAACAGACTTGGAAGCAATCAAAGCAGCAACCACCCAAGCCAAAAACCTCTATTGGATTCATGAGGTGATCGGTGCCCCCGGTGAACCTGTCCAACCGAGTGAATACCTCGGCTCAGGAGATTCTCACGAATTTGGATATGGGCGAGCCCTCAAAGATGCATTTGATGGTGACATTGCTTCCTTGCAGAACATCAACAACCGTGGTTTCCTCCCATCGAATCGCGCAGGTGTTTTTGTTGATAACCATGACACTGAACGCAACAACGAAACAATGACTTATCAATGGGGTGCAAAATACAAACTGGGCAATATTTTTATGTTGTCTTACCCCTATGGGAGCCCCTCCACTTACAGCGGGTACACGTTCAGTAATAAGGACGCAGGCGCTCCCCAGAACGGTCAGGGAAAGGTCAACGACGCTGAATGCACCTCCGGTGCGTGGACCTGTGCACACCGGTGGCCCGAAATTGCCAACATGGTGGGCTTCCACAACACAGTCAACGGCACAAACCTCAGTAACTGGCAGTCCCCAACACGGAACGTGATCGCCTACAACCGAGGCAACAAAGGGTTTGTAGCGTTGAACAACACCAATTCGGCGACAACCCGTGAGTTCATAACGACCTTGCCCAACGGGCGCTACTGCAACGTTGTCGCGTCCAATACCTGCACCCAAACGTTCACTGTCTCTGGAGGGAAAGTGTCGGTGACGCTGCCAGCATATGGGGCAGTGGCACTCCACACTGGAGCGCTGGACGGTGTGACACCCGACCCAGACCCCGACCCCACGCCGGACCCCACCCCAGGTGAGGCCCTTACCGTGTACTACTCCACGGACAAGAACTGGAGCAACTACCGGATTCACTACCGTGTCGGCACAGATTCGTGGACTACTGCGCCGGGTGCTGCCATGGCTCCAGCATGCACGGGCTGGGTCAGTGCAACAGTTCCCAGTAACGGAAGCGCGGTCACCGCCGCGTTCAATAACGGGTCAGGAACCTGGGACAACAACTCCGGGAAGGACTACACCTTGACCGGCTCCGTTGCTGCAGTGAAAGGTGGGGCTGTCACAACGCACAACCCATGCTCTGGTGGCGGCGGCTCAGCAACACAAGTGTTCTACTCAACCACAGCGAACTGGAGCACCTACAACATCCACTACAAGGTCGACGGCGGTTCGTGGACCTCAGTGCCTGGGGACAGCATGACCGCAGCATGCAACGGGTGGGTGACCCGCACAATCGCAAGCGCGGGGAAAAACGTCACTGCCGCGTTCAATAACGGCTCAGGCACCTGGGATAACAACTCGGGCAAAGACTACACATTCAGCGGTGATGTGATCCAAATCGCGAATGGCGCAGTCACTGCAGGTAATCCCTGCGTGTAA
- a CDS encoding DUF501 domain-containing protein, with amino-acid sequence MVDNSKEHHSHFQGRRVPTEHPDVTPGDLTALEEQLGRPPRGVVAIAARCICGRPTVVRTAPRLEDGTPFPTTFYLTHPSATAAVSRLEAAGVMKEMSERLLADEELAAAYRRAHDHYLAERDALGHVEEISGISAGGMPTRVKCLHVLVGHALAAGPGVQPLGDEALDLIRDQWSPDRCACE; translated from the coding sequence ATGGTGGACAATAGCAAAGAACACCACTCACACTTCCAAGGACGACGCGTGCCCACAGAACACCCTGACGTGACCCCCGGCGACCTCACTGCGCTTGAAGAACAACTAGGCAGGCCCCCTCGTGGCGTGGTCGCCATCGCAGCCCGGTGCATCTGCGGGCGCCCCACTGTTGTTCGGACCGCCCCACGCCTTGAAGACGGCACCCCATTCCCCACCACGTTTTATCTCACTCACCCCAGCGCAACCGCCGCAGTCAGCCGCCTTGAAGCCGCTGGGGTCATGAAAGAGATGAGCGAACGCCTCCTCGCCGATGAAGAACTAGCAGCCGCCTACCGTCGCGCCCACGATCACTACTTGGCTGAGCGTGACGCACTTGGCCACGTAGAAGAAATTTCTGGTATCAGTGCAGGAGGGATGCCCACTCGTGTGAAATGCCTCCATGTTCTGGTTGGGCACGCTCTCGCAGCTGGTCCCGGCGTTCAACCGTTGGGTGATGAGGCGTTGGACTTGATCCGTGACCAGTGGTCCCCGGATCGTTGCGCTTGTGAGTAG